The Fusobacterium pseudoperiodonticum DNA window AGTTGTCAGCAACATTAAGGATAGTTTGTTGTTGTACCATTAAAATATCCTCCTCTCACTAAATGTGATTATCTTGCCTTTTCTATGATTTCTACTAGTCTCCAATTTTTATCCTTAGATAAATGTCTAGTTTCCATTATTCTTACTTTATCTCCTACTTGAGCTACATTTTCTTCATCATGAGCTTTAAATTTAGTAGTTCTTTTTACTCTTTTCTTGTATATAGGATGAAGTATCATTGTTTCTATAGCAACAACTATCGTTTTTTCCATTTTGTCAGAAACAACTATTCCTTCTCTTACTTTTCTTTCGTTTCTCAAGATTAACCTCCTCTTTATATATTAAAGAAATTATTATCTTTCATTTAAGATAGTGTTGATTCTTGCAATTTCTCTTCTAACTTCTCTTATTTTAGCTGTATTAGTTAGTTGACCTAATGAAAGTTGGAACTTCAAGTTGAATAATTCTTCTTTTAGCTCTTTACACTTAACAACTAGGTCTTCACTAGTCATTTCTCTTATTTCTTTAGCTCTCATTAGTTTTCACCACCATTTTCATTTT harbors:
- the rpmC gene encoding 50S ribosomal protein L29, which encodes MRAKEIREMTSEDLVVKCKELKEELFNLKFQLSLGQLTNTAKIREVRREIARINTILNER
- the rpsQ gene encoding 30S ribosomal protein S17, with translation MRNERKVREGIVVSDKMEKTIVVAIETMILHPIYKKRVKRTTKFKAHDEENVAQVGDKVRIMETRHLSKDKNWRLVEIIEKAR